Proteins encoded together in one Polypterus senegalus isolate Bchr_013 chromosome 16, ASM1683550v1, whole genome shotgun sequence window:
- the LOC120516961 gene encoding trifunctional enzyme subunit beta, mitochondrial-like, protein MVSALGQAIYRFPLKCSWDAARHLSSTQNLQAQSVAIKKSSAVTQAKNVVLVEGVRTPFLLSGTDYVDLMSHDLARVAMQGLLTQTSLPKEIVDYIIYGTVVQEVKTSNIAREAALGAGFPDRIPAHTVTMACISSNQAVTTAAGLIVTGQCDTVVAGGVEFMSDIPIRLSRQMRQMLLSLNKAKSMNGALSLLRKVSPCYLALDFPALAEFSTSELMGHSADRLAAAFQVSRLEQDEFALRSHTLAKKAQEDGLLTDVIPFKMPGGRIVTKDNCIRPSPLEQMGKIKPAFIWPHGTVTAGTSSVLTDGASAVLIMSEEKALAFGFKPKVYLRDFVYVSQDPKDQLLLGPTYGTSKVLEISGLTIADIDVFEFHEAFAAQVLANMKALDSDWFVQTYLGKQSKVGAPPLEKVNKWGGSLSLGHPFGATGSRLLTMAAHRLQKEGGQFALVAACAAGGLGHAIILEAYPQ, encoded by the coding sequence ATGGTGTCTGCCTTGGGTCAGGCAATTTATCGTTTCCCCCTCAAATGTTCTTGGGATGCAGCTAGACATTTGAGCTCAACACAGAATCTTCAGGCTCAGTCGGTGGCCATTAAGAAGTCCTCTGCTGTCACACAAGCAAAGAATGTTGTGTTGGTGGAGGGTGTGCGAACCCCCTTTCTTCTTTCTGGGACTGACTATGTTGATTTGATGTCACATGATTTGGCCAGGGTGGCAATGCAAGGTCTTCTCACACAGACGAGTCTACCCAAAGAAATTGTGGATTACATTATCTATGGCACCGTAGTCCAGGAGGTCAAAACCAGTAACATTGCACGTGAGGCTGCCTTAGGCGCAGGCTTTCCTGACAGAATCCCAGCTCATACAGTTACAATGGCCTGCATCTCCTCAAACCAGGCTGTAacgactgctgctggtttgaTTGTCACAGGCCAATGTGATACTGTAGTAGCAGGTGGAGTCGAGTTCATGTCTGATATCCCTATTCGTCTCAGTAGGCAAATGAGACAAATGCTTCTATCACTGAATAAGGCAAAGTCGATGAATGGGGCACTAAGTCTTCTCAGGAAAGTCAGTCCTTGCTATTTGGCCCTCGACTTTCCAGCACTTGCAGAATTTTCAACCAGTGAGTTAATGGGGCACTCGGCGGACAGACTGGCTGCTGCTTTTCAGGTGTCCCGTCTTGAGCAAGATGAATTTGCTTTACGTTCTCACACTCTTGCGAAGAAGGCACAAGAAGATGGTCTTCTTACCGATGTCATTCCTTTCAAGATGCCAGGAGGAAGAATAGTCACCAAAGACAACTGCATACGACCAAGTCCTCTGGAGCAAATGGGAAAAATAAAGCCTGCATTTATTTGGCCCCATGGAACAGTTACAGCTGGAACATCTTCAGTATTAACGGACGGTGCATCAGCAGTTCTCATTATGTCTGAAGAGAAGGCTCTTGCTTTCGGATTTAAGCCAAAAGTATATTTAAGAGATTTCGTATATGTGTCTCAGGATCCAAAGGACCAGCTTTTGCTGGGTCCAACCTATGGAACCTCTAAAGTTCTTGAAATTAGTGGACTGACCATAGCCGACATTGACGTTTTTGAGTTCCATGAAGCTTTTGCTGCCCAGGTCTTAGCTAATATGAAAGCCCTGGATTCCGACTGGTTTGTGCAGACCTATCTAGGCAAGCAATCCAAGGTGGGTGCACCTCCATTGGAGAAGGTCAACAAGTGGGGTGGGTCATTGTCCTTGGGTCATCCCTTTGGTGCCACTGGAAGTCGGTTGCTAACTATGGCAGCACACCGGCTACAGAAGGAAGGTGGGCAGTTTGCTTTAGTGGCTGCTTGTGCTGCAGGTGGTCTAGGACACGCTATTATTTTAGAGGCTTATCCTCAGTAA
- the LOC120516962 gene encoding EF-hand calcium-binding domain-containing protein 1-like: MSLPDLQKLVRLGKNFSRKEVKCLMRLFHDLVGEQPERRAVNSLDRGKFMNILHNTFRMTDDMMMGRVFCAFDKDNDGYICLEEWIGGLSVFLRGSLDEKIEFCFNVYDWNGDGSISWGEMFQMLKSSLVKQPTEEDPDEGIKDLVDITLKKMDHDHDGMLSFADFEKSVREEHLLLEAFGSCLPDPKAIIAFEGQTFLNASEI; the protein is encoded by the coding sequence ATGAGTTTGCCAGATCTGCAGAAGCTTGTCAGGCTTGGAAAAAATTTTTCCAGAAAGGAAGTGAAATGTTTAATGAGGTTGTTCCATGACCTGGTTGGGGAACAACCTGAGCGGCGGGCAGTGAACAGTTTGGACCGTGGTAAGTTCATGAACATTCTTCACAACACATTTCGAATGACAGATGACATGATGATGGGCAGAGTGTTCTGTGCATTTGACAAGGACAATGATGGTTATATCTGCTTGGAGGAGTGGATAGGAGGGCTCTCGGTTTTTCTGCGAGGTTCACTGGATGAAAAAATTGAGTTCTGCTTCAATGTGTATGACTGGAATGGGGACGGAAGTATTTCCTGGGGGGAAATGTTCCAGATGCTTAAAAGCAGCCTAGTTAAACAGCCAACAGAAGAAGATCCTGATGAGGGTATTAAGGACTTGGTTGACATTACGTTAAAAAAGATGGATCATGATCACGATGGCATGCTGTCATTTGCTGACTTTGAAAAGTCTGTTCGAGAAGAACACCTTCTGCTCGAGGCCTTCGGAAGTTGTCTGCCTGATCCAAAGGCCATAATTGCATTTGAAGGACAGACCTTCCTGAACGCCTCTGAAATATAA